A region from the Catellatospora sp. TT07R-123 genome encodes:
- a CDS encoding S8 family peptidase, with protein MSRTRMLVLAAALAVAGVTAVPAAAAAAPPEAPLLAVGGEAVPGSYLVVFKDGSKADAAAVAGRHGATVRRSFAAGLKGFSFNGSERAARRIAADPSVAYVQANLIHRIAATQSPATWGIDRIDQHSLPLSNSYTYGNTASSVRAYIIDTGIRFSHSEFGGRAVSGFDAIDGGSADDANGHGTHVAGTVGGATYGVAKGVTLVGVRVLDAEGSGTTEQVVAGIDWVTADHDPGEPAVANMSLGGSADTVLDNAVKASIADGVTYAIAAGNGILGIFAANACNYSPARVPEAITVSATQSNDAKPSWANRGTCVDIFAPGVDITSSWLGSDTATNTISGTSMATPHVTGAAALYLQNNPTATPAQVQAALIANATTGVVGSPGSGSPNRLLYTANF; from the coding sequence ATGAGTCGTACCAGGATGCTCGTGCTGGCCGCCGCGCTCGCCGTCGCCGGCGTCACGGCCGTGCCCGCCGCGGCCGCCGCCGCACCGCCCGAGGCGCCGCTGCTCGCGGTCGGGGGCGAGGCCGTGCCCGGCAGCTACCTCGTCGTCTTCAAGGACGGCAGCAAGGCCGACGCGGCCGCGGTGGCCGGCCGCCACGGCGCCACGGTGCGCCGCAGCTTCGCCGCCGGGCTCAAGGGCTTCTCGTTCAACGGCAGCGAGCGGGCCGCCCGGCGCATCGCCGCCGACCCGAGCGTGGCGTACGTCCAGGCGAACCTGATCCACCGGATCGCCGCCACGCAGTCGCCCGCCACCTGGGGCATCGACCGCATCGACCAGCACAGCCTGCCGCTGAGCAACTCGTACACGTACGGCAACACCGCCTCGTCGGTGCGTGCCTACATCATCGACACGGGCATCCGGTTCTCGCACAGCGAGTTCGGCGGGCGTGCCGTCTCCGGCTTCGACGCCATCGACGGCGGCAGCGCCGACGACGCCAACGGGCACGGCACCCACGTCGCGGGCACCGTCGGCGGCGCCACGTACGGCGTGGCCAAGGGCGTGACCCTGGTCGGCGTACGGGTGCTCGACGCCGAGGGCAGCGGCACCACCGAGCAGGTCGTCGCGGGCATCGACTGGGTCACCGCCGACCACGACCCGGGCGAGCCCGCCGTCGCGAACATGAGCCTCGGCGGCAGCGCCGACACGGTGCTGGACAACGCGGTCAAGGCGTCGATCGCCGACGGGGTCACCTACGCCATCGCGGCGGGCAACGGCATCCTGGGCATCTTCGCGGCCAACGCGTGCAACTACTCGCCCGCCCGGGTGCCCGAGGCGATCACGGTGTCGGCGACGCAGAGCAACGACGCCAAGCCGAGCTGGGCCAACCGGGGCACCTGCGTCGACATCTTCGCCCCCGGGGTGGACATCACGTCGTCGTGGCTGGGCAGCGACACCGCGACCAACACCATCAGCGGCACGTCCATGGCCACCCCGCACGTCACGGGGGCGGCGGCGCTGTACCTGCAGAACAACCCGACGGCGACACCCGCGCAGGTCCAGGCGGCGCTGATCGCCAACGCGACCACGGGCGTGGTCGGCTCCCCGGGCAGCGGCTCCCCGAACCGCCTCCTGTACACCGCCAACTTCTAA
- a CDS encoding FAD-dependent oxidoreductase: MTSNTLAPHLPDRARVVVVGGGVIGTSVAYHLAHMGCKDVVLLERDRLTSGTTWHAAGLMVTFGSLSETSTEMRKYTRDLYSRLEAETGLATGLKQVGFVQVATDRDRLEEYRRVSAFNRHCGVNVQEISPGEVKGLFPLANTDDVLAGFYVAEDGRANPVDVTMSLAKGARLQGVRIIEGVAVTGVLKRGSTVTGVRTAYGDIEADVVVNCAGMWARQLGEQAGVSIPLQAAEHYYLITEPIEGMHGDLPVLEDPSSYGYFREEGAGLMIGLFETLCAPWKVDGIPDTFSFGELPPDWDRMAPYLEKAMARIPISAEVGVRKFFCGPESFTPDLAPVFGEAPELKNYFVAAGLNSIGILTGGGIGRALAHWILDGSPDIDVTGMNIDRLHRYQSNPEYRAVRTVESLGLVYEPHYPGRAMHTARGAKLSPIHERLAAQRAYFKDVSGWESPDWYASEGAEPKVEQLSWGRQNWFENWAQEHRAAREGVILMDMSFMAKFLVQGRDAAAALDRLSGNRVAGETGQITYTQWLNKHGLLEADLTVTRLDDEKFWVVASDTAHRHVETRMRRHFEATGAHAFATDVTGAYAQINIQGPRSRELLAAVTTTDMGNEAFPFRHAREIDLGFARALCIRITYLGELGYELYIPAEQAVYVYDRLVAAGAPLGLRHAGLKALSSLRMEKGYRDYGHDIDNTDSVLEAGLGFAVAPDKPGGFIGREAVLAKKASGPLTRRLLQILVTDPEPLMYHAEVVRRDGVEVGYIRAASYGHTLGGAVGLAMIEAGQPLDQAWIDSGRWTVEIADRQWPATASLRPLYDPKNDRIKQ, encoded by the coding sequence ATGACGAGCAACACACTCGCCCCCCACCTGCCCGACCGCGCCCGCGTGGTGGTCGTCGGCGGCGGGGTCATCGGCACCTCGGTCGCGTACCACCTGGCGCACATGGGCTGCAAGGACGTCGTGCTGCTCGAACGCGACCGGCTGACCTCCGGCACCACCTGGCACGCGGCCGGGCTCATGGTCACCTTCGGCTCGCTGTCGGAGACCTCGACCGAGATGCGCAAATACACCCGCGACCTGTACAGCCGGCTGGAGGCCGAGACCGGCCTGGCCACCGGGCTCAAGCAGGTCGGCTTCGTGCAGGTCGCCACCGACCGCGACCGGCTGGAGGAGTACCGGCGCGTGTCGGCGTTCAACCGGCACTGCGGCGTGAACGTGCAGGAGATCTCGCCCGGCGAGGTCAAGGGCCTGTTCCCGCTCGCGAACACCGACGACGTGCTCGCCGGGTTCTACGTGGCCGAGGACGGCCGGGCCAACCCCGTCGACGTCACGATGTCACTGGCCAAGGGCGCGCGGCTCCAGGGCGTACGGATCATCGAGGGCGTGGCCGTCACCGGCGTGCTCAAGCGCGGCAGCACCGTCACCGGCGTACGCACCGCGTACGGCGACATCGAGGCCGACGTCGTGGTCAACTGCGCCGGCATGTGGGCCCGCCAGCTCGGCGAGCAGGCCGGGGTCAGCATCCCGCTCCAGGCCGCCGAGCACTACTACCTGATCACCGAGCCCATCGAGGGCATGCACGGCGACCTGCCGGTGCTGGAGGACCCGTCGTCGTACGGCTACTTCCGCGAGGAGGGCGCCGGGCTCATGATCGGCCTGTTCGAGACGCTGTGCGCGCCCTGGAAGGTCGACGGCATCCCGGACACGTTCTCCTTCGGCGAGCTGCCCCCGGACTGGGACCGGATGGCGCCCTACCTGGAGAAGGCGATGGCCCGCATCCCGATCTCGGCCGAGGTCGGCGTGCGCAAGTTCTTCTGCGGACCGGAGAGCTTCACCCCCGACCTGGCCCCGGTCTTCGGCGAGGCACCCGAGCTGAAGAACTACTTCGTCGCGGCCGGGCTCAACTCGATCGGCATCCTCACCGGCGGCGGCATCGGCCGGGCCCTGGCGCACTGGATCCTCGACGGCTCCCCCGACATCGACGTCACCGGCATGAACATCGACCGGCTGCACCGGTACCAGAGCAACCCCGAATACCGGGCCGTGCGCACCGTCGAGTCGCTGGGCCTGGTCTACGAGCCGCACTACCCCGGCCGGGCCATGCACACCGCGCGCGGGGCGAAGCTGTCCCCCATCCACGAGCGCCTGGCCGCGCAGCGCGCCTACTTCAAGGACGTCAGCGGCTGGGAGAGCCCCGACTGGTACGCCTCGGAGGGCGCCGAGCCGAAGGTGGAGCAGCTGTCCTGGGGCCGGCAGAACTGGTTCGAGAACTGGGCGCAGGAGCACCGGGCCGCCCGTGAGGGCGTCATCCTCATGGACATGTCGTTCATGGCGAAGTTCCTGGTGCAGGGACGCGACGCCGCCGCGGCGCTCGATCGGCTGTCGGGCAACCGGGTCGCCGGGGAGACCGGGCAGATCACGTACACCCAGTGGTTGAACAAGCACGGCCTGCTGGAGGCCGACCTGACCGTGACCAGGCTCGACGACGAGAAGTTCTGGGTGGTCGCCTCCGACACCGCGCACCGGCACGTCGAGACGCGGATGCGACGGCACTTCGAAGCGACCGGGGCGCACGCGTTCGCGACCGACGTCACCGGGGCGTACGCCCAGATCAACATCCAGGGGCCCCGCTCGCGCGAGCTGCTCGCCGCCGTGACCACGACGGACATGGGCAACGAGGCCTTCCCGTTCCGGCACGCGCGCGAGATCGACCTCGGGTTCGCCCGCGCCCTGTGCATCCGCATCACCTACCTGGGCGAGCTCGGCTACGAGCTCTACATCCCCGCCGAGCAGGCCGTGTACGTGTACGACCGGCTGGTCGCCGCCGGTGCGCCGCTCGGACTGCGCCACGCCGGGCTCAAGGCGCTGTCCAGCCTGCGGATGGAGAAGGGGTACCGCGACTACGGGCACGACATCGACAACACCGACTCGGTGCTGGAGGCGGGACTCGGGTTCGCGGTCGCGCCGGACAAGCCGGGCGGGTTCATCGGGCGCGAGGCGGTGCTGGCGAAGAAGGCCTCGGGGCCGCTGACCCGGCGGCTGCTGCAGATCCTGGTCACCGACCCGGAGCCGCTGATGTACCACGCCGAGGTGGTGCGGCGCGACGGCGTGGAGGTCGGCTACATCCGGGCCGCGTCGTACGGGCACACGCTCGGCGGGGCGGTCGGGCTGGCGATGATCGAGGCCGGGCAGCCGCTGGACCAGGCGTGGATCGACTCGGGCAGGTGGACGGTGGAGATCGCCGACCGCCAGTGGCCCGCGACAGCCAGCCTGCGACCCCTGTACGACCCGAAGAACGACCGCATCAAGCAGTAG